The Planctomycetia bacterium genome segment GCCCGCTCCGGGTCGCGGTGCTCCAAGGCGGCGGCGAACCAGTTTTCGTACGTGTCGGCGTGCGGATGGACGAGGAGGGCCATGGCCTCCATCGGATCGGTCGCCCAATCTGCGGCCTGCGGATCACGCAGCAACTCGGCGTACAGATCCTTCGCTACGCGGGCTTGAATCTCGCCGCTGATGTACTGGGCGTCGGCGCGATAGAGCTGGAACAGCCAGATCGAGCCTTCCGACTGGTAGTTCATCGCCGCGTCGAGCATGGCGGCCGCTTTGTCGGGTTGCCGCTGCGCGTAAAGTGCTTGCGCCGTGGCGTAGCTGAGCCGCGCGCCGGTGCGGCCGCTGCCCATCGCGCGCCGCGAGACCGCGCCGCGCGCCGAAGCTACGACTTCCATCGCCTTGTTGGCTTCGCCGATCGACGTGTAGTTCTCAGCGATCATGGTCAGCAGGTTCGCTTGCAAATGCAGATAACCTTCGCGTCGCGCCCAGGCGGCCGCGGGTTCCAACGGCGAATAGACGCCGGGCCTGTTCATCAGCAGGTGTACGGTCAGTCCCAGGCGGAGCGATTCCTCGATAATGCCGATATCGCCGAACTGCCCCGCGGAGATGCTGGCTTCCAGGAATCGATCGGCCGCCGACTGGAGATTTCCCTCCTTCAGGTCCAAGCGCCCCAGCTCCAGCAGAGCGATGCAGGACAGCGGGTGATCGAACTCACCGGCCGCCACGACCGATTGCTCCAACTCCGTGCGCGCGGCAGGATCTTTGCCGGCCGCCGAAGCCGCGATCCCCAATTCCACGCTGACCCAAACGTCGCCCCAGTGATTGCCGGGACCTGGCCGCCGCGAGAGCGCCGCGTAGACGGCGTTCGTTTGCCGGTCGTGCGGAGACGCCGGACCCAGCAACTCGCGCTTGCGCCGCATGGCCAGCGTCGTGCAGCGCACAATCTCCTGCACATTCACAGGGTACAGCATCGGAAGTTGGACTGCGCCGCCTTGTTGCACCTGCTGGTTGTTATTGATGCGACCTTGGCCGATTGACATCGTGTTTGGATAGTTGCCGACCACGGCGTTGCGGTTCGAGACGCCCCAGGGGCAATTGAAAATCTGCCCGACGTTCGCCCGTCGAATCGTCGGCGGAAACTGGACGCGAATCATCCAATCGGGAAAGGCCAGATACAATGCCAGCGCCTGGTTGTAGTGATCGAGCGCCTGGGGAAGCTTCCCCATCTGGTAGTAGCATTCGCCGACCATCGTGTGAAAACAGATCGAATCGATCCAGTTTCCTTGCGCGTCTTTGATCGCGCCGCGCCCCTCGGCATTGAAGTCCTTGCCAGCTTTGGTGAACTCGCCGTCGAAGTAGTCGCCGAAGACGAAGAAATAGCTCGGCGGCGGCACCACCCGAGTGGCCGCCGTCTGAGGCAGGGCGGGCTGGGCGCGGGCGATCTCCGGCGCGCAACAAGCCAGGAGGGCCAAACCGAAGACGCTGATCCCAACGCGCCGCACGGCGCGCGAACGCGAATGTTTTCGCCGATGCATCGCTGCGACTCCTCGTTCTGATTCGATCGATTTTACGCGCCGCGGCTGCGACGGGAAGCCACGGCGGGCCGCTTTTCCGAATTCACCTATTCGACCCAACCAAGTCCCACCTGTCTATCTTACCAATTCCCCGTCCCGTGCT includes the following:
- a CDS encoding tetratricopeptide repeat protein; the encoded protein is MHRRKHSRSRAVRRVGISVFGLALLACCAPEIARAQPALPQTAATRVVPPPSYFFVFGDYFDGEFTKAGKDFNAEGRGAIKDAQGNWIDSICFHTMVGECYYQMGKLPQALDHYNQALALYLAFPDWMIRVQFPPTIRRANVGQIFNCPWGVSNRNAVVGNYPNTMSIGQGRINNNQQVQQGGAVQLPMLYPVNVQEIVRCTTLAMRRKRELLGPASPHDRQTNAVYAALSRRPGPGNHWGDVWVSVELGIAASAAGKDPAARTELEQSVVAAGEFDHPLSCIALLELGRLDLKEGNLQSAADRFLEASISAGQFGDIGIIEESLRLGLTVHLLMNRPGVYSPLEPAAAWARREGYLHLQANLLTMIAENYTSIGEANKAMEVVASARGAVSRRAMGSGRTGARLSYATAQALYAQRQPDKAAAMLDAAMNYQSEGSIWLFQLYRADAQYISGEIQARVAKDLYAELLRDPQAADWATDPMEAMALLVHPHADTYENWFAAALEHRDPERAFEIADLVRRHRFLSTLEFGGRLTGLRWLLDGPTELLDPQATLERQELLASFPAYQELAQRADALRAQLRQLPAKSADADQQRNQAKLLTEWAKISLEQEQLLREIAVRRKAASLLFPPVRSIGEVQGSLAPGTALLSFLNTEKHGSHAFLITAEKGKYELWDIPDGATFQKKLTAYLRALGNYDSNVEVDQKILASEDWRAPGFELWKLLTAGCKTELPGNFTELAIVPDGALWYLPFESLPASEAEDAEPLLTQIK